Proteins encoded in a region of the Syntrophorhabdaceae bacterium genome:
- a CDS encoding L,D-transpeptidase family protein — translation MYLFQSIEEQRLFVCKERTVIRQYISSTSLFGHGNRENSYKTPPGIHRIKDKIGAGAPWGRIFKGRIDTGVDWDGNCNYPEENLILTRILRLEGLEGGINKGPGIDSYDRYIYIHGTNKEDKIGTPATHGCIALLNRDIIELFDMVSEGTLVYIEPPPLVIDGIKCRSIHFVGIFGTGMSALAQYVRFNGMIVSGSDRYMDMEETGFMKQALEDLGCTVFHQDGKGINAHIDGICISTAIEETNPDMVAARALGIPIFHRSDLLSAIISSKKTIAVAGTSGKSTVTAMIFEFLTYCGKTPSLISGAPLKRLKKQRLMGNAFCGASDLLVVEADESDGTIVKYAPDISVVLNISKDHKEVDEIKGLFETLISKSKCSFVNIDDPILKNIPAKMYFGRDYKAHWRPDDEEISPEYVKLYRKSVEYHLSIPGRHNLENLMASLCVCEHLGCEDKKLAEGVKKFEGVARRFDIIKTRDGIYVVDDFAHNPAKIAAAVNTARGLSERIIAVYQPHGFGPTRFLKNEYISTFKSIFRKNDLLLLLPIYYAGGTAIKDITSDDIIKDLGDVIFQGISVKDRDELLLLLKERAKKGDCILVMGARDPSLTVLVKKIVDIWGDEIFC, via the coding sequence ATATATCTTTTCCAGTCTATTGAGGAACAGAGATTATTTGTATGTAAAGAAAGGACTGTAATAAGGCAATATATATCCTCTACATCTTTATTCGGTCATGGGAATAGAGAAAATTCTTATAAAACGCCCCCTGGTATTCACAGGATAAAAGATAAGATCGGTGCAGGTGCTCCATGGGGGCGTATATTTAAAGGCCGCATTGATACAGGTGTTGATTGGGACGGTAATTGTAATTACCCAGAAGAGAATCTGATTCTTACCCGTATTTTGAGATTAGAGGGACTTGAAGGAGGTATAAACAAAGGCCCTGGCATAGACTCTTATGACCGTTATATCTATATCCATGGGACAAACAAAGAGGATAAAATAGGGACACCTGCAACACATGGTTGCATTGCTTTACTGAACAGGGATATTATTGAACTTTTTGACATGGTTAGCGAAGGAACACTGGTTTATATTGAGCCGCCTCCTTTGGTGATCGACGGGATAAAGTGTAGAAGCATCCACTTTGTCGGTATCTTTGGCACAGGGATGAGTGCCCTTGCCCAATATGTCCGTTTTAACGGTATGATTGTTTCTGGGTCTGATCGTTATATGGATATGGAAGAGACTGGTTTTATGAAACAGGCACTTGAAGACTTAGGCTGCACTGTTTTCCACCAGGATGGTAAAGGGATCAATGCCCATATAGATGGTATCTGCATCTCTACAGCCATAGAAGAGACCAATCCCGATATGGTGGCTGCCCGTGCTCTTGGTATACCCATCTTTCATCGGTCAGACCTTCTGTCAGCTATTATCTCTTCGAAAAAGACCATTGCCGTGGCAGGAACAAGCGGTAAATCTACTGTCACAGCCATGATCTTTGAATTCCTCACATATTGCGGAAAAACGCCTTCTCTTATAAGTGGGGCACCACTTAAAAGACTAAAAAAGCAAAGGCTCATGGGCAATGCCTTTTGTGGTGCTTCGGACCTCCTTGTAGTAGAGGCAGATGAAAGCGATGGGACTATTGTCAAATATGCACCTGATATCTCTGTTGTTCTAAATATCTCTAAGGATCATAAGGAAGTGGATGAGATAAAAGGTTTATTCGAGACACTTATCTCAAAATCTAAATGCTCTTTTGTCAATATAGATGACCCTATTCTTAAAAACATACCTGCAAAGATGTATTTTGGTAGAGATTATAAAGCCCATTGGAGACCGGATGATGAAGAGATATCTCCTGAATATGTAAAGCTTTATAGAAAGAGTGTAGAGTATCATTTATCCATTCCAGGGAGGCACAATCTGGAGAACCTTATGGCAAGCCTTTGCGTATGCGAGCACCTTGGCTGTGAAGATAAGAAGCTTGCAGAAGGTGTGAAAAAATTTGAAGGGGTGGCAAGGCGTTTTGATATCATAAAGACCAGAGATGGTATATATGTGGTAGATGATTTTGCCCATAATCCTGCAAAGATAGCTGCTGCAGTAAATACTGCAAGGGGTTTGTCAGAGAGGATTATTGCAGTATATCAGCCTCATGGGTTCGGGCCTACCAGATTTTTAAAGAATGAGTATATCTCCACTTTTAAAAGTATATTTAGAAAAAATGACCTTTTACTCCTTTTACCTATCTATTATGCCGGTGGAACTGCCATAAAGGATATTACTTCTGATGATATTATAAAAGACCTTGGTGATGTAATTTTTCAGGGAATATCAGTAAAAGATCGGGATGAATTACTTTTATTACTTAAAGAACGTGCAAAAAAAGGTGATTGTATACTTGTTATGGGAGCAAGAGATCCGTCTTTAACTGTCCTTGTGAAAAAGATTGTGGATATATGGGGCGACGAAATATTTTGTTGA
- a CDS encoding PAS domain S-box protein produces the protein MDDFEKTKEELIKELEEMRQLVASLKSSPYGIYREKQIDGNDELSHDSHEHDELLKLVLTLSTNFIILSPEDIDEGINDVLKVIGDFAKVDRSYVFQFSEDGKTISNTHEWCAGGIKSQKVSLQGIPITNMSWFCSKIKNLEIVYISDIDEIPIEAKEERRFFISKQIVSLVAVPIVSGYTIIGFLGFECLRQKRVWSEKIISLLKIIGEIFANAIVRKRMAAALAESESRYKNIFENTVEGIFQITCDGGILSANPSFAAMFGYDSSDDMIREIKDVEKQLFIDPSEFLRFKNILEEKGFIKGFEIQGRHRDGYAFWISINARVVRNETNEILFFEGTLENIHEKKKMEEMLIQEREIFSSILHNAPYGIILSDKEGNFLYLNPEFVHITGYTIEDVPKGREWFRKAFPEPSKRKEAIRAWKENIGKKNIERFYKIVCKNNITKEIEFRVTTTGTDETITMLSDVTEKRQAEDLFKTLTEQSPVGIYLIQDGIFRYVNKVFADIHGYMTHEIIDRLSPKDLTVDLEGKKIEEVVRKAWGYKDSVRLDILVLRKDGTVRNGEIYGSKVIYNGKPAVLGTLFDVTEKKQMEERLKTLSVTDELTGLFNRRGFFTMAEQQFKISKRLGKKTILYFADMDGLKWINDNLGHDEGDKALIAFAGILKSTFRESDIIGRLGGDEFAVLALSTGTTDPDPLVRRLNHYINNYNTRESVFYNLSVSVGFAEDDPANHHSLEELVSIADDRMYSEKKKKKERALHLIKTSMEKVMDHTPTG, from the coding sequence TTGGACGATTTTGAAAAGACAAAGGAAGAACTTATCAAAGAACTTGAAGAGATGCGCCAGCTTGTAGCATCCCTGAAATCAAGTCCATACGGGATTTACCGTGAAAAGCAGATAGATGGTAACGATGAATTAAGCCATGATAGCCATGAACACGATGAATTATTAAAGCTTGTATTAACCCTTTCTACAAATTTCATTATCCTGTCACCGGAAGACATTGATGAAGGCATCAATGATGTCCTCAAGGTAATAGGAGACTTTGCAAAGGTAGATAGAAGTTATGTATTTCAATTTAGCGAGGACGGCAAAACAATAAGTAATACCCATGAATGGTGTGCAGGAGGTATAAAATCACAGAAGGTATCATTACAGGGGATACCTATAACCAATATGTCCTGGTTCTGCAGTAAGATTAAAAACCTTGAGATAGTCTATATATCAGATATAGATGAAATCCCCATTGAGGCAAAGGAAGAAAGAAGATTTTTTATTTCAAAACAAATCGTGTCTCTTGTGGCAGTCCCTATAGTGAGCGGTTATACAATAATAGGTTTTTTGGGGTTCGAATGTCTAAGACAAAAGAGGGTCTGGTCAGAAAAGATCATATCACTACTTAAGATTATAGGGGAGATATTTGCCAATGCCATAGTGCGCAAGCGTATGGCAGCCGCCCTTGCTGAGAGCGAATCAAGATATAAAAATATATTTGAAAATACTGTTGAGGGCATATTTCAGATTACCTGTGATGGAGGCATATTAAGTGCAAACCCATCATTTGCAGCCATGTTCGGTTATGATTCGTCAGATGATATGATCCGAGAAATAAAAGATGTAGAAAAACAACTCTTTATAGACCCTTCTGAATTTTTGAGATTTAAAAACATACTTGAAGAAAAAGGATTTATAAAAGGTTTTGAGATTCAAGGTCGCCACAGAGACGGATATGCATTTTGGATATCTATCAATGCCCGTGTAGTCCGCAATGAAACCAATGAGATATTATTCTTTGAAGGAACCTTAGAAAATATCCATGAAAAAAAGAAGATGGAGGAGATGCTTATTCAAGAAAGAGAGATTTTTTCCTCTATCCTTCACAATGCACCGTATGGGATTATATTGTCTGATAAGGAGGGGAATTTTCTCTATTTAAACCCTGAGTTTGTCCATATTACCGGATACACCATAGAAGATGTGCCTAAAGGGAGAGAATGGTTTAGAAAGGCATTTCCCGAACCCTCCAAAAGAAAAGAGGCAATAAGAGCATGGAAGGAGAATATTGGGAAAAAAAATATAGAAAGGTTTTATAAGATTGTCTGTAAAAATAATATAACAAAAGAGATTGAATTCAGGGTTACAACTACCGGTACAGACGAGACCATCACGATGCTGTCAGATGTTACTGAAAAACGTCAGGCAGAGGATCTATTCAAGACACTAACAGAGCAATCACCTGTTGGTATTTATCTTATCCAGGATGGGATCTTCAGATATGTAAATAAAGTCTTTGCAGATATACATGGTTATATGACCCATGAGATAATAGACAGGCTTTCACCAAAAGACCTGACTGTTGATTTAGAAGGCAAAAAAATCGAAGAGGTTGTAAGAAAAGCATGGGGTTATAAAGACAGTGTAAGGCTCGATATCTTGGTCCTGAGAAAAGACGGCACTGTAAGAAATGGAGAGATTTACGGGTCAAAGGTAATCTATAATGGCAAGCCTGCTGTTCTTGGGACATTGTTTGATGTGACAGAGAAGAAACAGATGGAAGAAAGACTTAAAACACTCTCTGTTACCGATGAATTGACGGGGTTATTCAATAGAAGAGGCTTTTTTACCATGGCTGAGCAACAGTTTAAGATATCGAAACGTCTTGGAAAAAAGACGATTCTATACTTTGCAGATATGGATGGCTTGAAATGGATAAATGATAATTTAGGGCACGATGAAGGTGATAAGGCATTGATTGCCTTTGCAGGTATATTAAAGAGCACATTCAGGGAATCGGATATTATAGGACGTCTTGGTGGTGATGAGTTTGCAGTCCTTGCTTTATCTACAGGCACTACAGACCCAGATCCGCTTGTTAGAAGATTGAATCATTATATAAATAATTATAATACCAGAGAAAGTGTGTTTTATAATCTATCTGTCAGCGTAGGTTTTGCAGAGGATGACCCGGCTAACCATCATTCCCTGGAAGAGCTTGTATCTATTGCAGATGATAGAATGTATTCTGAAAAGAAAAAGAAGAAGGAAAGGGCCTTACATTTAATAAAAACATCAATGGAAAAGGTCATGGATCATACACCTACTGGATAA
- a CDS encoding glycine--tRNA ligase subunit alpha, with product MYLQDLIMSLQRFWADKGCIVQQPYDMEVGAGTFHPATFLRSLGPEPWNTAYVQPSRRPADGRYGENPNRLQHYYQFQVIMKPSPKDIQDIYIDSLKSFGIDMASHDIRFVEDDWESPTLGAWGLGWEVWLDGMEITQFTYFQQCGGIDLSPITVEITYGIERIAMYLQDVDNVFHIRWNKDITYGDVFLEPEREFSIYNFEESDPSMLRSLFDIFEIEGERLAKGRGIIFPAYDYCLKCSHIFNLLDARGAISVTERANYISRVRNLAKICAELYVKKREEMGFPLLKTIT from the coding sequence ATGTATCTACAAGACCTTATTATGTCATTACAAAGGTTCTGGGCTGACAAAGGTTGTATTGTCCAGCAGCCCTATGATATGGAAGTTGGTGCAGGGACATTCCATCCGGCCACATTTTTGAGGTCATTAGGTCCTGAACCATGGAATACAGCATATGTCCAGCCATCGAGAAGACCGGCAGACGGAAGATACGGAGAAAACCCCAATAGACTACAGCATTATTACCAATTTCAGGTGATAATGAAGCCATCACCAAAGGATATTCAGGATATTTATATAGATAGCCTTAAGAGTTTTGGCATAGATATGGCATCCCACGATATAAGGTTTGTGGAAGATGACTGGGAATCCCCAACCCTTGGTGCATGGGGGCTTGGCTGGGAGGTGTGGCTCGATGGCATGGAGATAACTCAGTTCACGTATTTTCAGCAATGTGGCGGCATAGACCTCTCTCCCATAACTGTGGAAATAACCTATGGCATAGAAAGGATAGCCATGTATCTTCAGGATGTGGACAATGTCTTTCATATCAGATGGAATAAAGACATTACTTACGGAGATGTCTTTCTTGAGCCAGAGAGAGAATTTTCTATTTACAACTTCGAGGAATCAGACCCATCCATGCTTAGGAGCCTCTTTGATATATTTGAAATAGAAGGCGAGAGGCTTGCAAAAGGCAGGGGCATTATTTTTCCTGCATATGATTATTGCCTCAAATGTTCCCATATCTTCAACCTTCTTGATGCCAGAGGCGCTATCAGTGTAACAGAAAGGGCAAACTATATAAGCAGGGTAAGAAACCTTGCCAAGATATGTGCTGAATTATATGTAAAAAAACGGGAAGAGATGGGTTTCCCTCTTTTGAAGACTATTACATAA
- the glyS gene encoding glycine--tRNA ligase subunit beta, which yields MGDFLLEIGTEEIPARFIETAKEGIIRLLKEGLNQARIGFGSIYVQGTPRRLSVIIKDMADKQEEAKTIKFGPPANRAYDESGNPTKAATGFAKSQGVSVEELKKAIKDGIEFIVVEKLEKGMPTMEVLPELIRDVISKIPFQKKMRWGGVSFEYARPIQWLLVLFNDTPIGVEIADVKSSNFTLGHRFLSKGPIEIKNPGEYRDKLRENYVIIDETERMDIIEKGIIDVEKKKEGIAVRDPELLKEILYITEYPYPLVGTFDKTFLSIPKEVLINVMKSHQKYIPMEDTKKNLMPYFICFANTVPLSELNVIKGNEKVLRARLADAGFFFEEDKRIELDSLYERLSSIVFHVKIGTLKQKVDRVLTISRYLAEILGYNEIDKIQKAVRIIKTDLLTHMVGEFPELQGTMGRIYAHIQGYNEEIAKAIEEHYLPSGVNSSLPETMLGSIIAIADKIDSLVSFFSVGIVPSGNLDPYALRRQALGIIKIIIDKNFCIKMDSLIEHAYNAGADIQNRLSLKDTRQPLIEFIQTRFKFSMIEEGKRQDFVESVLDVVYQDIYDGYRRLLAIENQRSIEDFEKLMIGFKRVYNITKQIQDPITIDPTFFVMDEERRLFDMYESKRDEFYKLIERGNYPEALMLLIGFKETIDNFFDKVFVMDKDERIKNNRLGLLKNIKDMFLRYSDLSKIRIE from the coding sequence ATGGGAGATTTTTTACTTGAGATAGGAACAGAGGAGATTCCTGCAAGGTTTATAGAGACTGCCAAAGAAGGCATAATCAGGCTCTTGAAGGAAGGACTTAACCAGGCAAGGATCGGTTTTGGTAGCATTTATGTCCAGGGCACACCCAGAAGGCTTTCTGTAATCATCAAAGACATGGCTGATAAGCAGGAAGAGGCAAAGACAATAAAGTTTGGACCTCCGGCTAATAGGGCATACGATGAATCTGGCAATCCCACCAAGGCAGCCACAGGATTTGCAAAATCCCAGGGTGTTTCTGTGGAAGAACTGAAGAAGGCTATTAAAGATGGAATAGAATTTATTGTTGTGGAAAAGTTAGAAAAAGGAATGCCCACTATGGAGGTTCTTCCAGAGCTTATAAGAGATGTTATTTCAAAGATACCTTTCCAGAAAAAGATGAGATGGGGAGGCGTTTCCTTTGAATATGCAAGACCTATTCAGTGGCTCCTTGTGCTTTTTAATGATACGCCTATAGGTGTTGAAATAGCCGATGTAAAAAGTAGCAATTTTACTTTAGGCCACAGATTCCTGTCAAAAGGCCCTATAGAGATCAAAAATCCCGGTGAATACAGGGATAAGCTCAGGGAAAATTATGTGATCATAGATGAAACAGAGCGAATGGATATCATCGAGAAGGGGATCATAGATGTAGAAAAAAAGAAGGAAGGCATTGCTGTTCGTGACCCTGAGCTTTTAAAGGAGATATTATATATAACCGAGTATCCCTATCCCCTTGTAGGAACATTTGACAAGACCTTTCTTTCTATACCAAAAGAAGTGCTTATCAATGTAATGAAGAGCCATCAAAAATATATCCCCATGGAAGATACAAAAAAGAACCTCATGCCCTATTTTATATGTTTTGCCAATACAGTCCCTTTGAGTGAATTAAATGTCATAAAAGGAAATGAAAAGGTATTGAGGGCAAGGCTGGCAGACGCTGGGTTCTTCTTTGAAGAGGATAAAAGAATAGAACTTGATAGTCTTTATGAAAGATTATCTTCTATTGTCTTTCATGTAAAGATAGGCACCCTTAAACAAAAGGTTGACAGGGTTCTAACAATTAGTAGATATCTTGCTGAAATCCTTGGTTACAATGAAATAGACAAGATTCAAAAGGCTGTTCGTATTATAAAGACAGATCTATTGACACACATGGTAGGCGAGTTTCCTGAACTACAGGGGACTATGGGCAGGATCTATGCCCATATTCAAGGTTATAACGAAGAAATAGCAAAAGCCATTGAAGAACATTATCTGCCGTCAGGGGTAAACAGTAGTCTCCCTGAGACCATGCTGGGTTCTATTATTGCCATAGCAGATAAGATAGACTCCCTGGTTTCATTCTTTTCAGTGGGGATTGTGCCATCAGGCAATCTCGACCCATATGCACTGAGAAGGCAGGCGCTGGGGATTATAAAGATAATAATTGATAAAAACTTTTGTATAAAAATGGACAGTCTCATTGAACATGCCTATAATGCAGGTGCAGATATACAGAACAGGCTTTCATTGAAAGATACAAGGCAGCCGCTTATAGAGTTTATTCAAACCAGATTTAAATTCTCCATGATAGAGGAAGGCAAAAGACAAGATTTTGTAGAAAGCGTTCTCGATGTAGTATACCAAGATATATATGACGGATACAGACGACTTCTGGCTATAGAGAATCAAAGATCCATAGAGGATTTTGAGAAACTCATGATAGGCTTTAAAAGGGTTTACAATATTACCAAACAGATACAAGACCCCATAACAATTGACCCTACCTTTTTTGTCATGGATGAGGAAAGAAGATTGTTTGATATGTATGAATCAAAAAGAGATGAGTTTTATAAGCTTATAGAAAGAGGCAATTATCCTGAAGCATTGATGCTTCTTATAGGCTTTAAGGAAACCATAGACAACTTCTTCGATAAGGTCTTTGTAATGGACAAGGATGAGCGGATCAAAAATAACAGGCTTGGCCTGTTGAAAAATATAAAGGATATGTTTTTAAGATACAGCGATTTATCAAAAATTCGCATAGAATAA
- the ppdK gene encoding pyruvate, phosphate dikinase, whose product MAKYVYYFGGKKAEGNSKLKNLLGGKGAGLADMINLGIPVPPGFTITTEVCILYYNSGMKFPEGLKEEVIENVKKVEKEMGAVFGDTKNPLLFSVRSGARVSMPGMMDTVLNLGLNDKTVQGLAKKTKNERFAYDCYRRFVQMYGDVVLGLKPESKDQADPFEEIIEAKKKERKIKLDVEMTVDDLKDLVKRFKQIIKKRVGVDFPEDPYEQLWGAIGAVFKSWNNDRAIAYRQLNNIPDDWGTAVNVQCMVFGNMGNDCGTGVAFTRDPATGENHFYGEYLLNAQGEDVVAGIRTPLPINIKQKGDKKVESLEEVMPNIYKELLKIRDTLEKSYKDMQDIEFTIQNGKLWMLQTRTGKRTAFSAFKIAVDMVKEGLIKKEDALMRVEPEMLNQLLRPIFDPKEKDKALKSGNMIAKGLNAGPGAATGKVVFNAEDAEAWASRGEKVILVRIETSPEDIRGMNAAQGILTSRGGMTSHAALVARQMGKVCVAGCGELDIDYKNKSIFVKGKTIKEGEYISIDGTTGEVFMGEIKTIPSEILRVLIDKTLKPEKSQVYQDFALLMSWADEVRRLGIRTNADEPGQAAVAVAFGAEGIGLCRTEHMFFEGNRIDAVREMILADDLQGRKKALKKLLPMQKKDFIGIFKVMKGLPVTIRTLDPPLHEFLPHTEKDIKALAEKTNIPYEKLSAKVSSLHEANPMLGHRGCRLGIVYPEITEMQAQAIFEAACEVKKKGIDVKPEIMIPLVGILSELSRQKDVVVAVADRVTKKYGVEIDYKIGTMIEIPRAAITAHEIAKEAEFFSFGTNDLTQTTLGMSRDDAGKFLRYYVENGIYAYDPFQRIDEEGVGELMKMSVDLGRKTRKDLKIGICGEHGGEPNSVEFCHKIGLNYVSCSPYRVTLAKLAAARAAIKEKLEKKKR is encoded by the coding sequence ATGGCAAAGTATGTATACTATTTTGGCGGTAAAAAGGCAGAGGGCAATTCAAAACTAAAGAATCTTCTTGGAGGAAAAGGTGCAGGCCTTGCTGATATGATTAACCTCGGCATACCTGTCCCGCCTGGTTTTACCATCACAACTGAGGTGTGTATACTTTATTACAATTCTGGTATGAAATTCCCTGAGGGACTCAAGGAAGAGGTTATAGAGAATGTGAAAAAGGTGGAAAAAGAGATGGGCGCAGTGTTTGGAGATACCAAGAACCCACTCCTTTTTTCTGTCCGTTCAGGGGCAAGGGTAAGCATGCCAGGTATGATGGACACTGTTCTTAATCTTGGGCTCAACGACAAGACTGTTCAGGGGCTTGCAAAGAAGACAAAGAATGAGAGATTTGCTTATGACTGTTACAGAAGATTTGTCCAGATGTATGGCGATGTTGTCCTTGGCCTGAAGCCTGAGTCAAAGGACCAAGCAGACCCCTTTGAGGAGATAATAGAGGCAAAAAAGAAGGAGAGAAAGATAAAACTTGATGTAGAAATGACCGTAGACGACCTAAAAGACCTTGTAAAGAGATTTAAACAGATCATAAAGAAAAGGGTAGGGGTAGATTTTCCTGAAGACCCTTATGAACAGTTATGGGGAGCCATTGGCGCAGTATTCAAATCATGGAATAACGACAGGGCTATAGCATACAGACAGCTTAATAATATCCCCGATGATTGGGGGACTGCTGTAAATGTCCAGTGTATGGTATTTGGTAATATGGGTAATGACTGCGGAACAGGTGTTGCTTTTACACGGGACCCAGCAACCGGAGAGAATCATTTTTACGGTGAATATCTCCTTAATGCCCAGGGTGAAGATGTTGTAGCAGGTATAAGAACTCCACTTCCAATAAATATAAAACAAAAGGGTGACAAAAAGGTAGAATCCCTTGAAGAGGTCATGCCTAATATATATAAAGAACTTTTAAAGATAAGGGATACCCTTGAGAAGAGCTACAAAGACATGCAGGATATAGAGTTTACGATCCAGAATGGTAAGCTCTGGATGCTCCAGACAAGGACAGGGAAAAGGACGGCATTTTCTGCCTTTAAAATAGCCGTTGATATGGTAAAAGAGGGTCTTATAAAGAAAGAGGATGCCCTCATGAGGGTAGAGCCGGAGATGCTCAATCAGCTTTTAAGGCCCATATTTGATCCTAAGGAAAAGGATAAGGCATTAAAATCAGGCAATATGATAGCAAAGGGATTAAATGCAGGTCCTGGTGCTGCTACAGGCAAGGTGGTTTTTAATGCAGAGGATGCAGAGGCATGGGCATCAAGGGGTGAAAAGGTAATACTTGTCCGTATAGAGACATCCCCTGAAGATATAAGGGGTATGAATGCAGCACAGGGTATCCTGACATCAAGGGGTGGTATGACAAGCCATGCAGCTCTTGTGGCAAGACAGATGGGAAAGGTCTGTGTTGCCGGCTGTGGTGAACTGGATATAGATTATAAAAATAAGTCAATTTTCGTTAAAGGAAAGACCATTAAAGAGGGTGAATATATCTCCATTGACGGAACAACAGGTGAGGTCTTTATGGGTGAAATAAAGACCATACCATCTGAAATATTAAGGGTTCTTATTGATAAGACGTTGAAACCTGAAAAATCACAGGTTTATCAGGATTTTGCCCTCCTTATGTCATGGGCAGATGAGGTAAGAAGGCTTGGAATAAGGACCAATGCAGATGAGCCAGGCCAGGCAGCAGTGGCAGTTGCCTTTGGAGCCGAAGGTATAGGGTTATGCAGGACAGAGCATATGTTCTTTGAGGGCAACAGGATAGATGCCGTCCGTGAGATGATCCTTGCCGATGACCTACAGGGTAGGAAAAAGGCGCTCAAAAAGTTACTGCCTATGCAGAAAAAGGATTTTATAGGCATATTCAAAGTAATGAAGGGTCTACCCGTGACTATCAGAACCCTTGACCCACCTTTACATGAATTCCTTCCCCATACAGAAAAGGACATAAAGGCCCTTGCAGAGAAAACAAATATTCCATACGAAAAACTATCTGCAAAGGTGAGCAGTCTCCATGAGGCAAATCCTATGCTCGGACACAGAGGGTGCAGACTTGGTATAGTATATCCAGAGATAACAGAGATGCAGGCACAGGCAATCTTTGAGGCAGCCTGTGAGGTCAAGAAGAAGGGTATAGATGTAAAGCCAGAGATAATGATACCCCTTGTAGGCATATTAAGTGAACTCTCAAGGCAGAAAGATGTGGTGGTGGCAGTAGCTGATAGGGTAACAAAGAAATATGGGGTTGAGATAGATTATAAGATAGGCACCATGATAGAGATACCGAGGGCAGCAATAACTGCCCATGAGATTGCAAAAGAGGCTGAATTCTTTTCATTTGGAACAAATGACCTGACCCAGACAACCTTGGGTATGAGTAGAGATGATGCTGGAAAATTTTTGAGATATTATGTGGAAAATGGAATTTATGCCTACGATCCATTTCAGAGGATAGATGAAGAAGGTGTTGGAGAGCTCATGAAAATGAGCGTTGACCTGGGAAGAAAAACCAGAAAGGATTTAAAGATAGGTATCTGTGGTGAGCATGGTGGTGAGCCTAATTCTGTAGAGTTCTGCCACAAGATAGGGCTTAATTATGTGAGTTGTTCACCATACAGGGTAACCCTTGCAAAACTTGCTGCAGCAAGGGCAGCCATAAAGGAAAAATTGGAGAAAAAGAAAAGATAA
- a CDS encoding 4Fe-4S dicluster domain-containing protein, with amino-acid sequence MDAINLTESIDWNFIEEVKKESGQDPSLCYQCGNCTAGCPYSHYYDYPVSQIMRLLQAGQKETILKSKAIWLCATCETCTTRCPCEIDVAHIMDVLRIMARRENKVSEKDIKTFYDAFLDSVKKFGRMYEVGTLISYNFKSGHLFADADLGPKVMAHNKIHFLPKKIKGSDKVAKIYERYQESLKKHG; translated from the coding sequence ATGGATGCCATCAACTTAACAGAAAGCATTGATTGGAACTTCATTGAAGAGGTAAAAAAGGAGAGCGGTCAAGATCCTTCACTTTGTTACCAGTGCGGTAACTGCACTGCTGGTTGCCCTTATTCACATTACTATGATTATCCTGTAAGTCAGATCATGAGGCTTCTTCAGGCAGGCCAGAAGGAGACAATTCTCAAATCAAAGGCAATCTGGTTATGTGCTACATGTGAAACATGCACAACAAGATGTCCCTGTGAAATAGATGTGGCACATATTATGGATGTCTTGAGGATCATGGCCCGCAGGGAAAACAAGGTGTCTGAAAAGGATATAAAGACCTTTTATGATGCCTTTCTTGATTCAGTAAAAAAATTCGGAAGGATGTATGAGGTGGGGACTCTGATTTCATATAACTTCAAATCAGGACACCTTTTTGCTGATGCGGATTTAGGTCCAAAGGTTATGGCACACAACAAGATACATTTTCTACCTAAAAAGATTAAGGGAAGCGATAAAGTGGCAAAGATATACGAAAGATATCAGGAAAGTTTAAAGAAACATGGCTGA